A window of Castanea sativa cultivar Marrone di Chiusa Pesio chromosome 1, ASM4071231v1 contains these coding sequences:
- the LOC142614551 gene encoding putative 26S proteasome non-ATPase regulatory subunit 3: protein MTQDVEMKEKDHTTPSHSVTTVVPSTFQNLKEIASLIETGSYTKEVRRIGRAVRLTISLRRKLTASVLSAFLDFALVPGSEAHARLSVYLPKQDDHEMEIDTATSVSQASGKHLLPELEIYCYLLLLLFLIDQKKYNEAKACSSASIARLKNVNRRTVDVIASRLYFYYSYSYELTGELAEIRGNLLALHRIATLRHDELGQETLLNLLLRNYLHYNLYDQAEKLRSKAPRFEAHSNQQFCRYLFYLGKIRTIQLEYTDAKESLLQAARKAPLAARGFRIQCNKWAVLVRLLLGEIPERTIFMQKGMENALKPYFELTNAVRIGDLELFRNVAEKFADTFNADRTHNLIVRLRHNVIRTGLRNINISYSRISLADVAKKLRLNSQNPIADAESIVSKAIHDGAIDATLDHTNGWMVSKETGDIYSTNEPQIAFNSRIAFCLNMHNEAVRALRYPPNTHKEKESAEKRRERHQQEQELAKHIAEEDDDDF, encoded by the exons ATGACTCAAGATGTGGAGATGAAAGAGAAAGACCACACCACTCCTTCACATTCTGTTACCACCGTCGTCCCATCCACTTTTCAGA ATTTGAAGGAGATAGCATCGCTTATTGAGACCGGTTCGTACACCAAGGAGGTTCGCCGAATCGGTCGTGCTGTACGCCTGACGATTTCGCTGAGGCGTAAATTGACGGCATCGGTGCTCTCGGCTTTTCTCGATTTCGCTCTTGTTCCTGGTTCTGAAGCCCATGCTCGATTATCGGTGTATCTTCCAAAG CAAGATGATCATGAAATGGAAATTGACACTGCTACATCAGTTAGTCAAGCTTCAGGGAAACATTTACTGCCAGAGCTTGAGATTTACTGTTACTTGCTCCTGCTACTTTTTCTGATTGATCAGAAAAAGTACAATGAG GCTAAAGCTTGTTCATCAGCAAGCATTGCTCGGCTTAAGAACGTGAACAGAAGAACTGTTGATGTCATAGCATCTAGACTGTACTTTTATTACTCATATAGCTATGAGCTTACGGGTGAGCTTGCTGAAATTCGTGG CAATCTACTTGCCTTGCATCGTATTGCTACATTGCGCCATGATGAGCTGGGCCAG GAAACACTTCTAAACTTGTTACTTCGTAATTACCTCCACTACAACCTATATGATCAGGCTGAGAAACTGAGGTCTAAGGCACCACGATTTGAAGCACACTCAAACCAACAG TTCTGTCGATATCTCTTTTACCTTGGGAAGATTCGAACAATTCAGTTAGAGTACACCGATGCAAAAGAGTCTCTCCTGCAGGCTGCCCGGAAAGCGCCTCTTGCAGCTAGAGGGTTTCGAATCCAATGTAACAAGTGGGCTGTGCTAGTTCGTCTACTGCTGGGAGAAATCCCTGAGAGAACCATCTTTATGCAGAAAGGAATGGAGAATGCTTTGAAGCCATACTTTGAGCTTACAAAT GCTGTTCGGATTGGTGACCTGGAGCTGTTTAGGAATGTAGCTGAGAAGTTTGCTGACACTTTCAATGCTGACCGAACACACAATTTGATTGTCCGGCTGCGGCATAATGTCATTAGAACTGGTTTACGTAACATCAACATCTCCTATTCCCGCATCTCACTTGCTGATGTTGCTAAAAAATTGAGGTTAAACTCTCAAAACCCCATTGCTGATGCTGAGAGCATTGTGTCGAAGGCTATTCATGATGGAGCAATTGATGCCACCTTGGATCACACAAATGGGTGGATGGTATCAAAGGAAACAGGAGATATTTACTCCACAAATGAGCCTCAAATTGCTTTCAACTCCCGGATTGCTTTCTGCCTTAACATGCACAATGAAGCAGTTCGGGCCTTGCGATACCCTCCAAATACACACAAGGAGAAGGAAAGTGCtgagaagaggagagagaggcaTCAGCAGGAGCAGGAACTTGCCAAGCACATTgccgaagaagatgatgatgatttttaa
- the LOC142613128 gene encoding uncharacterized protein LOC142613128 → MKARAIGGGGKMGLAWAAAIAKHDDGSVGMGQSVLGLGRLSLSRVGIGVAWIKAIPICVSPKSDFPYWSLERDGVYLVKSGYKYVCEDSRKEEASVSNSAATTGSWIGIWKLRVPGKIKHFLWRACTNSLPTKFEAVHGDFLDLVGRLISKPRVTEMFATTAWYIWAHRNKTRFKEQPLPLDRIKDTAWNFLLLFKADRDTSCRSKPSKPVRRCKWLPPKPGEYKINFNIAMFNESEEARIDIVACDFSGHVLATLVEKIGKPYNMENI, encoded by the exons ATGAAGGCTCGAGCAATCGGCGGCGGTGGCAAGATGGGGCTCGCGTGGGCGGCGGCGATAGCTAAGCATGATGATGGCAGCGTAGGCATGGGGCAATCCGTATTGGGTCTGGGTAGACTTTCACTGTCTCGCGTTGGCATCGGTGTGGCGTGG ATAAAAGCTATTCCAATATGTGTATCTCCCAAATCTGATTTTCCGTATTGGTCACTAGAAAGAGATGGTGTGTATTTGGTGAAGTCGGGGTATAAATATGTCTGTGAGGATTCAAGAAAGGAGGAGGCCTCAGTCTCAAACTCGGCAGCAACAACAGGTTCATGGATAGGGATTTGGAAGCTCAGAGTGCCAGGAAAGATAAAACATTTTCTTTGGAGGGCTTGTACAAATAGCTTGCCAACCAAA TTCGAAGCTGTTCATGGAGATTTCTTGGACCTGGTCGGCCGACTGATATCAAAGCCTCGGGTGACTGAGATGTTCGCCACCACTGCCTGGTATATTTGGGCTCACCGGAACAAAACACGGTTTAAGGAGCAGCCTTTACCGCTGGATAGGATCAAAGACACGGCTTGGAATTTTTTGCTACTCTTCAAAGCCGACCGAGACACATCTTGCAGGAGTAAGCCGAGCAAACCGGTAAGAAGATGTAAGTGGCTACCTCCAAAACCGGgtgaatataaaataaattttaacattGCGATGTTTAATGAGAGCGAAGAGGCAAGGATTGATATTGTGGCGTGTGACTTCTCTGGTCATGTCTTGGCTACATTGGTCGAAAAAATAGGGAAGCCTTATAACATGGAGAACATATAG
- the LOC142613210 gene encoding uncharacterized protein LOC142613210, whose product MCKDLMNQLQHLQRVVDHFTTEQIANNRLQLKASVFIVRYLAFQAIAFRGRDESLSSLNRGNFLESLGIVTFWNEKVAEIIEKAPKNATYTSPRIQKEILHVFLAKVKKAIRKEIGDAKFCIMVDEARDESMKEQMVVVFGYVDAEGFIYKIFEGKDMMEQATCEHNEQLKVANANEIARLIDLEELETRNGLNQIGTLQRPIEIRWSSHFRSVSSLLRMFTSTIEVLQNIIDDAIDGEHRAEAEAESTYDSLTSFEFVFILHLEKETMEITDKLFQALQSQSQDILNVMHLVSSTKTFIQKFRDDEWDGLLTTVISFCEKHSVDVLDMDAYYVARRGRARNQQDNVTIEHHYRVNIFYAAIDSQLQELNYRFNEDAMELLRLSSALEPQEALKSFRSNDLCLLVKNFYPQDFTNDDKQVLEKELYHFEHNVVQDPEFKKLKSLSKLCQWLVRTRNSKYYKLIYRMVRLVLTLPVSTATTKRAFPAMKVVKTNLQSEMENDFLTDSLMLYIEKDITSIFSLDLILDDF is encoded by the exons ATGTGTAAGGATTTGATGAACCAATTGCAGCATTTACAAAGGGTAGTTGATCATTTCACTACTGAACAAATTGCAAATAATCGGTTGCAACTAAAGGCCTCAGTTTTTATTGTCCGATATCTTGCCTTTCAAGCAATAGCTTTTAGAGGTCGAGATGAAAGTCTTAGTTCATTAAATCGTGGGAACTTTCTTGAATCATTGGGCATTGTGACTTTTTGGAATGAGAAGGTTGctgaaataatagaaaaagctCCCAAAAATGCAACCTACACATCACCTAGGATTCAAAAGGAAATTCTACATGTTTTCTTAGCCAAAGTGAAGAAGGCCATTCGGAAAGAAATTGGTGATGCAAAGTTTTGCATAATGGTTGATGAAGCTCGTGATGAGTCCATGAAAGAGCAAATGGTTGTGGTTTTTGGATATGTTGATGCAGAAGGCTTT ATATACAAAATATTCGAGGGCAAGGATATGATGGAGCAAGCAACATGCGAG CATAATGAGCAATTGAAAGTTGCCAATGCTAATGAAATAGCACGTTTGATTGATCTTGAAGAGCTTGAGACTAGAAATGGACTTAATCAAATTGGCACTTTACAACGACCTATAGAAATACGTTGGAGTTCACATTTTAGATCAGTTTCTAGCTTATTAAGGATGTTTACTTCAACtattgaagttttacaaaatataattgatgATGCAATAGATGGAGAACATCGGGCAGAAGCAGAAGCAGAGTCAACTTATGATAGTTTAACTTCATTTGAATTTGTCTTCATCTTGCATCTTGAGAAGGAAACTATGGAGATCACTGATAAACTTTTTCAAGCCTTACAAAGCCAATCTCAAGACATTttaaatgtcatgcatttagttTCATCTACTAAAACATTTATCCAAAAATTTAGAGATGATGAATGGGATGGCTTACTCACCACTGTGATATCATTTTGTGAGAAACATTCCGTTGATGTCCTAGATATGGATGCTTATTATGTTGCGAGGCGAGGTCGAGCTCGTAATCAACAAGATAACGTTACAATTGAGCATCATTATcgagtaaatattttttatgctgCAATAGATTCTCAACTACAAGAACTAAATTATCGGTTTAATGAAGATGCAATGGAGTTACTTAGGCTTAGCTCAGCTTTAGAACCTCAAGAGGCATTAAAATCTTTCAGAAGTAATGATCTTTGTTTGTTGGTAAAGAATTTCTATCCACAAGATTTCACAAATGATGACAAACAAGTGTTGGAAAAGGAGCTTTATCATTTTGAGCATAATGTAGTCCAGGATCCagagttcaaaaaattgaaaagtttatcTAAGTTGTGTCAATGGTTAGTGAGAACTAGAAATTCAAAATACTACAAACTTATTTATAGAATGGTGAGACTTGTGCTTACTCTTCCAGTTTCTACTGCTACTACAAAGCGAGCATTTCCAGCTATGAAAGTTGTCAAAACTAACCTTCAAAGTGaaatggaaaatgattttttaacgGACTCTTTGATGTTATACATTGAAAAGGATATAACTTCGATATTTAGTTTAGATTTAATCTTAGATgatttttga